ACGTACTCCTATCAATCGCGAGATGCCTGCCCACACGTTATGGCTGATGACAAAATGCCGACATGGTACTCTATGCTGTCGAATGCAAAATGACAATAAGTCGCACAGTTGTTCATAAGACGCTCGTCCTTCAATACTTGACATGGTCTTATTAACTGCCTCCAGCTCTTTAGTTGCCTCTTCAGGTGAACTTGATGATAATCTAGTCAGCTTAGCAAACAGCCTTGGAGCCGATTTCTTATAGAACTGCTCTTCAAACCCGTCTGCACCATATTCCTTATCTTCACCCATTATTGCTAAGGAATTTaacgatgttgatgatgaagagttGGACGAGTAATTGCCACCGCCTACATCTAACAGAACCTTAAGAGCCTCTGTGGCTTGCGACTTTAATCCCAAATCCTCGTCATTATTTAACAGGTCGATAAATACATTAATCACTTTTTCGTTGTACTTGTTGCTGCCCGTACTATTATGAGGGCTAATCTTCCTCCCATTCAAACTGATCCCACCATTAATTCCATTTTCTTTATTGTTACCGTCATTATCCGTGTCATTATCTTCGTCAATTACCCGTTCACTTGTATACCGCACCAGGTTTGGGTCCTGTTCTATTATGGTCACTATCAGCTCCGACCCCAACACTCGAATCGACAGCAGCTCGTCTTTCAGTGCAAAGTCTATCAGAGCAAACAGCCCGTGCCGGATAAAATTCGCGTACAACAATGCTCGCTGTTGGAGTGGGAAGCTCTTGGCAACTATAGACATTTGGTGCACAAACCTTACTCCGTCCCGTTTCTTTCTGATGGCGCTGTCATCTTCTTTGGCGTCTCCTTTTGCTTGCTTATTAACATCTTCCTCACTCTCATAAAGCTTGAACAGTGCGTTAGTATACCCGTCGttcttttgaatatattgaATGATCTCGATCTGGTTGAAATATATCAGTGACGTTAACATCGAAAATGTCGGGTCATCCAGCAATCGCGCCAAAACCACATCCTTCAGAAACTGTAGCCAGAATGTCTGCTTGATCTTTTCTCTTATATACGAATCGCCAATTGGAATCACCTCCTTAAATTTACTCTCGTCTGAAAGGTATTCTCGGTGGTTTGCCTTGAGTCGCGGAAAGTCCGGATCATCTGTTTGTTAGCCTGGAGTGTACTTTGGGCGGGTGGGatcatgcctccggcggctgggctcctCCCAGACCCGTTTGTGCCAGCTTTGCTGGCTTTCTCGATACACTTACATTCGAGCATTCCAATGACTCCCATGATGTTTTCTTCCTTTAGTAATGTTTCTAGTAGTGAGTTATCATTCATTAGGACTGCGAACTAGTTAGTATTTTGATAACTGAGCGCTGGAACTGGGGACTGCACTTACAGAACATTTTCATTATTCGACATAGATTGTGGAGGTCAGGGAGGCTATGTAGGTCCTcagcaactgaaaaaatACGAACCAGCTTGGATATAAAGTCACTGTCGTGGATATATTTAACGATGGCGTCTCTGTTGTATTGAGTGGAAGCCGAGTTATTAAGTGCATCAATGACATCGCCCAGATTAGAAATAGCAGGATCTGGTGGGAATGTCAGTGGCCCCGCAAGGAGCTCGGTCACTGTTTCGTCTGATCCATTATCTATGCTTTTGATGGCAAGCACTGAGATGTCGTGTTCGAAATTATTTTGTACGAAAATTAGAAAATCACACAGAGTAGAACATCCTTTTGCTTCTTGAAAACTAAGACACATTTCGCTATCATTTGGCTCGGACCACACTATTAGCGAATCTTGTTGCTTGTGATAGTGAATATCTCCGAAAACTCGTGTTTTCAGAATGAGTTCATCATGGGAGTTTTCTGCATACACAGTCAAAAATGCTTCATGAGATACAGGAATTTCGTTGGCTTCGAGTGTTGATAGTGACAAGGAGCCAGATGACGCTGTTTCGGACGATGCGGTTATGCCTGATGGAGACAACGTTCTGCTGCGGCCATTGTCGTCGTCGCCCGTGTCAGAGACCTGACTTTGCACTATTTGGCCAATGCAAAAGCCAGTTCCCCGGTCCGTCCAGACATTGTCCACATTCTCATAAATCTTGACCTTCCAAGGAGATGTAGGAATCTCGGTCATTGTCGAGAAGCGAAACTGAATCGCGCACAAACGTGCGTCTACTTATAGATTTACCAGCTTATTGAAGGTCGTGACAATAAAAACAGATGATACAGTACTCGTTAATTTACCTTGGTCTTGTGATACGTGATACTAATTGATTGCGATTAATTGCTCGATCCCAAGACCAGTTTATAAGTTGATCTAACTTGTCACTTGGTTGAGTATTCGATACAGCTCAGTTGATCAGTAGAACACAAGCCAATTACAAGTTACACCAACTCTCACGAAGCAAATTACAGTGAGCTGATTTCACACCCCTTacaaactgaaaaatggTGATATTGTCGCTGTTGGCTGTCTTAGCAATCAGTTCTTCGCCAGTACTTGCGCACTTCAAATTCGATAACCCAGTGTTGGTCAAGTAACAGCTTACTAACCACAAGCTCTCAGTGACAAGCAATCAAAGCCACTAGAGTaaacaaaaatacaatACAATACGAGCTGTCAAGTAACAACAGGATCTTGATATTCCAGCCAGCTACTAATCTTCACTTCGTGGGACAACTTCGGTAATAGATCCCGTGATCTTAAACCAACCACCTGGTTCTCAAACACTATTCAATGCGTAATCCCTAGTATTGGATAAGGCTGTTGAGTTGCCAATTCCAGAAAACAGGCTTGTGCTACTGTGTTTAGTTCGTTCTTAGGCACGTACCATACACCAGTTTGAATCCGAAATATGTATGTCAAGCAAACCGCGTCGCTCTTAGCCTGCTGCGagggctgctgctgccaaatgTACCTGCTGCAGAGTTGCATTTCGCCGTGCGATGAACTGCGCCCGCCGCGTCGGTCGGTTCTGCCGAGCAAAAGGGTCTCGACCACACGAGAATGAGCTGGAACCTGGTTTCTAAATTATCTAAATTTTTTAtcgttttttttatttagCCTTTATTACTCGATTTTGAATGTTcgattttggtttttgcTACTAGTAGTAAACTATTTAGTAAATTTTGCAATCTCTACCCTCTTGAAAAAGCTCCTAATCAATATCTTAGCCAAGAACACCTGCATGACAAGACCAGATGTCGGAATCTTCCATGAAAGTGACTGTTCGACACAAGAAAGAATTATTTTGACAACCGAGATGCATTCTCAAGAGTATAATTACTTGGCATTTGGAAGTTTATATCCTTGGGAACTCGTGTGCTCAAACTGTAAATGTTTGTATGCGCACATTCCAAATATAGCACACTCCGCACAACCGGGAGAATCAGTAGATAAGCTTAACTATCAGTAACATTATGCTTGGCCGATAACTGCTCGAGCATACTGTACATCGCATGATAACTTAAGTTGATCACATGTCAACAgtttttaatatttatataccGTATCTAAGGCTTTTTGAACTGTTTATTATTCCTTGGCTAGTTTGCTAGCCCAGTAGCTAATTAAGTTTGAATTGAAGTGGTATGCCGGATTGGGATTAAATTAGCAGTACATGATGCAGGGATTGGGAGTAAGAGAAGCAGAGAAGCAAACGGTAGAGcgtttcttctcaaatCTCGATAGCGGTTAGGGCGTTTATAATACTAAACTTCATCTACAGTACGATTAGTAGGTAGGAGAGGAGATCAGTAAATAAACATACTATATTCAAGACTTAGTTCAATTCTTAGTTCAATATTAATTCAACTCCTGTTCAATTATTAGGTCAATCCTGGTTCAGCTGTTGGTTCAATTCTTGATTCAATATTAATCCAACTCCTGTTCAATCATCAGGTTTGTTCCACTTGTTACATTTGGTTTCATCTTAGTCTTGCAACGTCGTGTCCTTGATGAGCTCAATGGAAGATGAGTTTGAAAAATCCTTAGAAGAAGCCTTTCTTAGTGCCAATAAATCTAAACAGGACTCGAGGACTGTGCGAGAGCTAGAAAAGGCTaaagcagcagccgaagaagaggctctCGCTGCTCGTAAATCAAAGTTCAAGCCAATTGGACATAAACTTGCAAATGAGTCCAAGAAGGAAACAATACTGAAAATAGAGAGTGATGGACAAGCTGGTACTGTTAAAGTGAAATACGTTCGAGGGCCAGATGGAaagctgaaaaagaaagtaaaACGTGCTAAACCAAAGGCAGAACAATTTGCCATGGAGAATGCAACCGCTGAACCACAATTGATATCGAAAAAGCCTAGTGAAGAGTCTGGAAAGAACGGAGGGCCTGACATAACTTCGACCACCAAACAAGAGCCAGCTACGTTAATAGATACCGACACGACAGCTGTCCCGAAGAATGTGGAGGTTCCACCATCTATAGATACAGAGCTCAAATTGTCGAAATCTGACAATTTGAAAGAGACAATttcacagaacaaaaaagatGATGTTCAAAACAGTTCCAAAATACAATTAGAAAATATCGAGAAAGAAGATTCCACGAAGTCGCCAATTATATCGAATCCAATATTGACTTCTACAAGACCAGAACACGAGCCAGAGTCACTATTCTCAGATGACGACTCTTCTGATTATAACCCATTTGACGATGGCCCACAATGCCAGGGAGGCACTCACCAGACAGAATATAATGATGGAGACGATAAGCAAAAGGACTATTTCAAGGGCCTTCGACTAGGTGCAACCACCTCAACTGGTTCTGAAGTACCGTCCACAGGCTCTATAGACCAGGGTATTCTTGGTGCCCTCAAGGCTGTCTCTGAGAAAAAAACTGCCCAACTTTCGCAgtctccagctgctggtacaTTTGGAGGTGTCCTAGCCGGACACAATTCTGCTACAGACAACTATGATTCATATGACGTTGATCTGGATATGGGAGGAGAAGGCAAGTGGGACGATGGAGATGACTCTGATGACCCTCAAGATCGCAAAAAGCGGCGCCGTCGACGCTAAGAATTTCCACGCTTTTTATTCTAGAAGAGCGAGTTTCTATAAGGTATTATGTATTATGTTAAAATCGACGGACTGATAGACCGTAACTATCTGTTTTTTCAGTATTATCTTGCTTTTCGCATAAGTCTTCACCCTAAACCCTAGACGTTCAGTCCTTTGGTCAACCATCAGACTCATAGAGTTCTGACGAGCATACCTCAAAATCATGTAATGACTGAtgacaaataaatatgttAAATTATCTAATATACTGTTGTATGATTGTTCGAGTTTCATTAATCATGCCCCACGGGAGTGTCCTGGTTCTTCAAAGAGTCAGATGTATCGTTACTACTTGATTTCTCTAAATCACCATTGTCACCGTTGGTGGTCTCTTTCTTGTCGTCTTCCTCCTTGCTATCTAACTTTTCTACCTTCTCTTTGTCATTCTCAGCaagctctttcttctcGACTTCTCCCTCCTTACtttcaatatcttcctGCGGTTCCTTATCATCGATATCCATCTtatcaatattttctttcttgaccACATAATCTTTATTACCAGTATTATGGTCTTTTCCATCGCCcccttctttcttttcctttccATCTTCACCTTCTTCGCCTTTCTTTTCCTCTCCGACTTCACCTTCTTTGGCTTTCTTTGCCTCGCTATCTTCACCTTCTTTGGTTTTACTTTCCTCCCCATCTTCACCTTCTTTAGTTCTACTTTCCACCCCATCTTCGCCTTCTTTCTTAACTGGTGCTTTCCTTGGCCTTTTAGGTGTATTCTCACCATCTACTTCACCTTCCTCCCTCCTTCTCCGGGGCTTGTATTGTCTACGAGGAGCAATTACAGCGCCCTCTGGAAGTTTGGGTCCCTCATCTAATGTGTCAATTAAGTCGATGTCAGTACTATCAATCTGATACCAAACGGAAAAGTCTTTAGTGCGAACACCTTTTTTCAAGATCTCCTCCATTCGTTGTACCACTTTCTTTTGCCTGTTAACTCCCTTCTCGACAATTTGAAGAGATCGAGGAGGAATGTTTCTCATTGCAATTGTTAGAGGAgtgaaataaattattggTTCGGCTGTAGGAGGGAGAGGTGCTCGTTCTGATTCACGTTTCTTCGATTTCGATGATCGCTTGCTAGAATTGTTGGCAACTTCGGGCTTTACCTCAGGTACCACCTCCTTGGTAGCTAGAAATGAAAGCAAAATCTCACCATTTGGCAACACCTCCATAATTGAGTCCTTTGGAAGAACATACCTATCAGCTGGATTATCCTTGAACTCAAATACAATGATAATATGTTTGAGGGTTCGTTTCAGAGTATAGTTGTTGCGGACTTTCTTGTTGGGATCGGCTGCTTTTGGTGTTCTGGGAGCTTTAGGCTGTTTGGGTGGTTTGGGGGCTTTTGGTGGCTTGGGCGGTTTAGGAGGTTTAGGAGGCCTGACCTGTTGCCTCATTGCTTGATAGTTATACTGTCTTGCTAACAGTTCTTCAGGCATTGGCATACTTCTTGCACGGTTGATATACACTTGAAATGAAGCAATTTGGGCTGGGGCGGCACTGCCAGAGGCAACAATTTTCATCAAATCGTTCAAATACGGGTCCCTGGCGGCAATATACTGAAGTTTAAGAATTGTTGCTTGGTTATTAGGACTGGTTATGGGTTCAGGAGCGGCAGGAGGTGGTCTTGGAACGATTTGTTGCCGTGGTGGTTGGCCAGGTTGCAATGGAGGACCAGGAGCAAGCGGTCTCTGCACAGCAGGTGCACCAGCTGAACCAGGCTGTCCAGGTATCGTCGGTCTTGCTCCAGGTACGGAAGCTGCAGAGACGGGGGAAGcagaaggagcagctgctggatttATAGCCTGTCTTTGGGGTTGGATTTGAGATACCGGAGTAGGCTGGTTTCCAGTAGTCGTCTGAGGTCTTACAGGAGTAGGAACTGGTGGTTGGGTAGTATTAGTAGTAGGAGTGGATGTTGCTGACGGtgttgaggatgaagaagaagatgaagtgGTGTCAGCTTGGTGAGTTGTGGGTACTACAGGGTGACTTGCTACTGGGGGTAAAGGCTGTCCAGTAGCTACTTGAGGAGTCACAGTAAGTACTGGTGTTCTAATAGGGGTCACATGTGTCGCACTGGGTGGGCCAGGAGCTGTAGTTACTGGTGGTTGAGCTACAGGAACTTGCGCAATAGGGGCCGTTTGTTGAGCCACGTTTGGAGAAGGCTGTACAGGAGCAGTTGGAACAACTCGTGCAGGAGGAGCACCAGTAGTATTTAAGCCTGGATTATTTACAGTAGGTGGGTTAGAGCTTGAAGTGTTCACTAGAGGAGGTGCTGGAACTGGCCCAGTTGTAACTACGCTTGGGTTTGGGGTAGGAGCCGAGACAGGAGCTGGAcctggagctggagctggagagTTGATTGGAGCTCCAGCTTGACCAGCGACTGGAACAGGTCTTGGTCCTGCTATATTTGAGGCTCCTGGAGGGCCTGCAGCAGCCGGGTTCATTGGACTGGCTGTATTAGGCACATTAGGAGCTCCAGGAGGACCAGCTCCAGGTATAggctcctcttcttcttcactatcGTCTTCAGGATTCTCATCCTTGACAACAAACAACCTGACATCGAATATATGTGGACCCATGATCATGTTGCATTCGCAGAGTTTGTTCATCTTTTCTCTTACAGCCGAATCACCAGTTGGCAATTTACGACCTCGTGGTGGTCTAGTCCAAAACTTCTTAAACATACCACCCAAAAGCCAGCTGTTTCGCGACTTTTCAATCGAATACGACAATGACTGACATTCTTCAAGAGGCAGAGGATGCTCTAGAGCCGAGTAATCAGGTAATGATTCAGACACTGGTGTACCATCCACGACTGTATATGGATACTTTTGTTTGGGAGTTTCTGCGGTGGGTGTTGCCACCTTCCTTCCAGATGGTGGTgcggattttttttcatttttcttgACTGGAGTAGAAGAGGGTTCGGTCTTGACTAACGGAGATTCTTCTCGCTCGTGTTGTTGGAGACTTTGAATCCGCCGCGAACTTCGTCGGGGAGCAGGAGATTCCATATTAAAAATACATAAACCCTGATCAAACCTTTCAAATCCCCTATAAAATTACCATTCTAGAGATGATACAATTGATATTCACAGTCTGCTATGGCGTAGTTTCTCGGTGTACAGTAGATTCACAGGCAGATCGCGAAGTTATAACATGCAAACAAACAATGCGGCGCGTGAGGCGCCAGTCCCTGCTTGAAGCACGAAGTTCTCTTGCGCCATTTCCCATGAATAAAAAGATATCCATTTAAAAATCGAGAatctctcctgcgaagcaggagctacggggtctggggcagagccccagccgccggaggcatgtccccaAGCAAAAAATGAAGGAAAATAGACAATTCTTAAATAACTAAGCAACGATGCCGAGCTCATGGAGGAATGCGTCGTTATTAGGCTTGCGGCCCAAGAAgtcttcaagaagaagagtttgaTCGACAGAACCGCCACGACCAATAACTTTGTCGCGATACTCGGCACCGACAGTGGGACTCATAGGGTCAGCCTTAAACTTGGAGTGGTACATGTCACAAGCAAACACCTCAGACCACATGTATCCGTAGTAGCCAGAGTCGTAACCACCCATGATGTGGCCAAAAGTAGAATATCCATAAGTAAACTCACCACCCTGGCTGAGACCAATGACCTTTTCCTTGACTTCGTTCCAGAGCTTGGCAATATCAACGTCGCCATCAGTTGATGTGTGTAGACTAAGGTCGAAAATGCCGAACGACAGTTGACGAAGAGTAGCAATGGCTCCATTAACATGTTTAGAACGAATAAGCGAGTCAATAAGCTCGTCGTCAAGTTTCTTGCTGGGATCTGTGTAGTGGCCAGACAATTGCTTGAGCTGATCCTTGTTCCAGGTCCAGAATTCAAGCATTTGTGAAGGAGCCTCGACAAAGTCCCAGTCTACCGATGTACCGCTGAAACGAGCGTA
The Sugiyamaella lignohabitans strain CBS 10342 chromosome A, complete sequence genome window above contains:
- the PSY2 gene encoding Psy2p (Subunit of protein phosphatase PP4 complex; active complex is composed of catalytic subunit Pph3p and Psy2p, with Psy4p apparently providing additional substrate specificity in some cases; regulates recovery from the DNA damage checkpoint and also the gene conversion- and single-strand annealing-mediated pathways of meiotic double-strand break repair; Pph3p and Psy2p localize to foci on meiotic chromosomes; putative homolog of mammalian R3; GO_component: GO:0000794 - condensed nuclear chromosome [Evidence IDA] [PMID 20951350]; GO_component: GO:0005634 - nucleus [Evidence IEA,IEA]; GO_component: GO:0005634 - nucleus [Evidence IDA] [PMID 14562095]; GO_component: GO:0030289 - protein phosphatase 4 complex [Evidence IDA,IMP] [PMID 16299494]; GO_component: GO:0030289 - protein phosphatase 4 complex [Evidence IDA] [PMID 17517611]; GO_function: GO:0008601 - protein phosphatase type 2A regulator activity [Evidence IDA] [PMID 17517611]; GO_process: GO:0006974 - cellular response to DNA damage stimulus [Evidence IGI] [PMID 15598824]; GO_process: GO:2000002 - negative regulation of DNA damage checkpoint [Evidence IMP] [PMID 16299494]; GO_process: GO:2000002 - negative regulation of DNA damage checkpoint [Evidence IMP] [PMID 17517611]; GO_process: GO:1902660 - negative regulation of glucose mediated signaling pathway [Evidence IMP] [PMID 24277933]; GO_process: GO:0006470 - protein dephosphorylation [Evidence IMP] [PMID 17517611]; GO_process: GO:0072462 - signal transduction involved in meiotic recombination checkpoint [Evidence IMP] [PMID 20951350]), with the translated sequence MTEIPTSPWKVKIYENVDNVWTDRGTGFCIGQIVQSQVSDTGDDDNGRSRTLSPSGITASSETASSGSLSLSTLEANEIPVSHEAFLTVYAENSHDELILKTRVFGDIHYHKQQDSLIVWSEPNDSEMCLSFQEAKGCSTLCDFLIFVQNNFEHDISVLAIKSIDNGSDETVTELLAGPLTFPPDPAISNLGDVIDALNNSASTQYNRDAIVKYIHDSDFISKLVRIFSVAEDLHSLPDLHNLCRIMKMFCKCSPQFQRSVIKILTSSQS
- the SWC3 gene encoding Swc3p (hypothetical protein; component of the SWR1 complex, which exchanges histone variant H2AZ (Htz1p) for chromatin-bound histone H2A; required for formation of nuclear-associated array of smooth endoplasmic reticulum known as karmellae; GO_component: GO:0000812 - Swr1 complex [Evidence IDA] [PMID 14645854]; GO_component: GO:0000812 - Swr1 complex [Evidence IDA] [PMID 14690608]; GO_component: GO:0005739 - mitochondrion [Evidence IDA] [PMID 14576278]; GO_component: GO:0005739 - mitochondrion [Evidence IDA] [PMID 16823961]; GO_component: GO:0005634 - nucleus [Evidence IEA,IEA]; GO_component: GO:0005634 - nucleus [Evidence IDA] [PMID 14562095]; GO_function: GO:0003674 - molecular_function [Evidence ND]; GO_process: GO:0016568 - chromatin modification [Evidence IEA]; GO_process: GO:0006338 - chromatin remodeling [Evidence IDA] [PMID 14645854]; GO_process: GO:0006338 - chromatin remodeling [Evidence IGI,IMP] [PMID 14690608]; GO_process: GO:0007029 - endoplasmic reticulum organization [Evidence IMP] [PMID 12868057]; GO_process: GO:0043486 - histone exchange [Evidence IPI] [PMID 16299513]; GO_process: GO:0006355 - regulation of transcription, DNA-templated [Evidence IEA]; GO_process: GO:0006351 - transcription, DNA-templated [Evidence IEA]), translating into MESPAPRRSSRRIQSLQQHEREESPLVKTEPSSTPVKKNEKKSAPPSGRKVATPTAETPKQKYPYTVVDGTPVSESLPDYSALEHPLPLEECQSLSYSIEKSRNSWLLGGMFKKFWTRPPRGRKLPTGDSAVREKMNKLCECNMIMGPHIFDVRLFVVKDENPEDDSEEEEEPIPGAGPPGAPNVPNTASPMNPAAAGPPGASNIAGPRPVPVAGQAGAPINSPAPAPGPAPVSAPTPNPSVVTTGPVPAPPLVNTSSSNPPTVNNPGLNTTGAPPARVVPTAPVQPSPNVAQQTAPIAQVPVAQPPVTTAPGPPSATHVTPIRTPVLTVTPQVATGQPLPPVASHPVVPTTHQADTTSSSSSSSTPSATSTPTTNTTQPPVPTPVRPQTTTGNQPTPVSQIQPQRQAINPAAAPSASPVSAASVPGARPTIPGQPGSAGAPAVQRPLAPGPPLQPGQPPRQQIVPRPPPAAPEPITSPNNQATILKLQYIAARDPYLNDLMKIVASGSAAPAQIASFQVYINRARSMPMPEELLARQYNYQAMRQQVRPPKPPKPPKPPKAPKPPKQPKAPRTPKAADPNKKVRNNYTLKRTLKHIIIVFEFKDNPADRYVLPKDSIMEVLPNGEILLSFLATKEVVPEVKPEVANNSSKRSSKSKKRESERAPLPPTAEPIIYFTPLTIAMRNIPPRSLQIVEKGVNRQKKVVQRMEEILKKGVRTKDFSVWYQIDSTDIDLIDTLDEGPKLPEGAVIAPRRQYKPRRRREEGEVDGENTPKRPRKAPVKKEGEDGVESRTKEGEDGEESKTKEGEDSEAKKAKEGEVGEEKKGEEGEDGKEKKEGGDGKDHNTGNKDYVVKKENIDKMDIDDKEPQEDIESKEGEVEKKELAENDKEKVEKLDSKEEDDKKETTNGDNGDLEKSSSNDTSDSLKNQDTPVGHD